One genomic region from Parachlamydia acanthamoebae encodes:
- a CDS encoding GNAT family N-acetyltransferase translates to MELLLDLADNWLKLVRVELDVFSDNQKAISLYQSCGFEIEGKKSMLQFKMGSIAICCLWRVITSLTCCNTLDFDE, encoded by the coding sequence CTGGAGCTATTGCTTGATTTAGCAGATAATTGGTTAAAGTTGGTTCGAGTTGAATTGGATGTTTTTAGCGACAATCAAAAAGCGATTAGTTTATACCAGTCTTGTGGCTTTGAGATCGAAGGCAAAAAAAGTATGCTGCAATTCAAAATGGGAAGCATTGCGATTTGTTGCTTATGGCGCGTTATCACTTCTTTAACGTGCTGCAATACATTGGACTTCGATGAGTAG
- a CDS encoding restriction endonuclease subunit S, translating into MTLTLENPEASPINEMAVVGYKISELGMIPEDWNIIQFSDLLEFRNGVNADKTAYGKGIPFINVLEVITHSHLSVAKVPGRITLPVSVASMYGIRYGDILFNRTSETQEELGLASTYISKSNEKIVFGGFVIRGRPIGNLLDAKYSGYAFRSSLIRSQIISRGQGAIRANIGQYDLSQIFIIIPPLKEQQAIAAALNDIDSLINSLDQLIAKKRNIKLGAMQQLFTGKQRLPGFSGEWNAIQLGFFGQCLRGVSYKGETDLSPTDNDHTIRLFRSNNIQNSKIIKNNLQYVASVKVSDHQVMRNNDILICMANGSKELVGKAGLLTIKDAYRYTFGAFMGCFRTNIEKADPRFVFYLLQSNHYRNNISNLLAGSSINNLKPSDIESIIFFTPYLHEQTAIANILSDMDNELSLLEQRLDKARNLKHGMMQELLTGRIRLK; encoded by the coding sequence ATGACGTTAACTCTTGAAAATCCAGAAGCATCCCCCATCAATGAAATGGCCGTTGTTGGTTACAAAATATCTGAATTAGGAATGATTCCGGAAGATTGGAATATTATTCAGTTTTCAGATCTCTTAGAATTTCGAAATGGAGTTAACGCAGATAAAACAGCCTATGGGAAAGGCATTCCTTTTATTAATGTTTTAGAAGTAATTACTCATTCACATCTCTCGGTTGCAAAAGTTCCTGGTAGAATCACACTACCAGTCAGCGTTGCTAGCATGTATGGCATTCGATATGGAGATATCCTCTTCAACCGCACATCTGAAACTCAAGAAGAATTAGGTCTTGCTTCCACTTACATATCAAAGTCAAATGAGAAAATCGTGTTTGGAGGTTTCGTCATTCGAGGCAGACCCATAGGTAACCTACTAGATGCTAAATATTCAGGTTATGCATTTCGATCTTCACTAATTCGTTCACAAATTATTTCTAGAGGTCAAGGAGCTATTCGAGCAAATATAGGTCAGTATGATCTATCGCAAATTTTTATTATAATTCCTCCTCTAAAGGAACAACAAGCTATCGCAGCTGCACTTAACGATATCGATTCATTGATCAACAGTCTCGACCAACTCATTGCTAAGAAACGAAATATCAAGCTAGGCGCCATGCAACAATTGTTTACTGGCAAGCAACGCCTTCCCGGATTTAGCGGTGAATGGAATGCAATACAATTGGGGTTTTTCGGGCAATGTTTAAGAGGGGTAAGTTATAAAGGTGAAACTGATTTATCTCCAACAGACAATGATCATACTATTAGACTATTTAGATCTAACAATATTCAAAATTCTAAAATTATTAAAAACAACCTTCAGTACGTGGCTTCCGTCAAAGTCTCTGACCATCAAGTGATGCGCAATAATGATATTCTCATTTGCATGGCGAATGGAAGTAAAGAACTTGTTGGCAAAGCGGGGCTTCTAACCATTAAAGATGCATATCGATACACGTTTGGTGCTTTTATGGGGTGTTTTCGTACAAATATAGAAAAAGCAGATCCGAGATTCGTGTTCTATTTACTTCAATCGAATCACTATCGAAATAACATATCAAATCTTTTAGCGGGCTCAAGCATCAATAACTTAAAACCAAGTGATATTGAATCAATCATTTTTTTTACTCCTTATCTTCATGAACAGACTGCTATTGCTAATATTCTCTCAGATATGGACAACGAACTTTCCCTCCTTGAACAGCGACTTGATAAAGCCAGAAATCTCAAGCACGGAATGATGCAAGAGCTGCTTACAGGAAGGATTCGTTTAAAATGA
- a CDS encoding site-specific integrase, giving the protein MRWIDENPCLNLLKLKTNPKIRRTLHEDEEIRLLMACRKSKSPYLYCIVLIALTTGARKSEILNLTWDDIEFDIHIAHIKDSKNGHPRRVGLVGCVIDELEKIKSRRDPRKNLVFASKTAFGQVDIKKSWNAALQSAEIGNFVFHGLRHHYCSMGAKAGASGLQLRSQLGHSSASMTDHYTHLDANATRFIGEHIEQRLFKGEAYANK; this is encoded by the coding sequence ATGCGCTGGATAGACGAAAATCCTTGCCTCAATCTTTTGAAATTGAAGACCAATCCCAAAATTCGAAGAACTCTTCATGAAGATGAAGAAATACGCCTTTTGATGGCCTGTCGAAAAAGTAAAAGTCCTTATTTGTACTGCATAGTGTTAATTGCCTTAACAACAGGCGCGCGGAAAAGCGAAATTCTCAATCTTACGTGGGATGATATTGAGTTTGATATCCATATTGCACACATAAAAGACTCAAAGAATGGACATCCAAGACGTGTGGGATTGGTTGGATGTGTAATCGATGAACTAGAAAAAATAAAAAGTCGTCGTGATCCAAGAAAAAACCTGGTTTTTGCAAGCAAAACAGCCTTCGGTCAGGTCGATATAAAAAAGTCTTGGAATGCAGCTCTTCAATCAGCCGAAATTGGGAACTTTGTTTTTCACGGCTTACGCCATCATTACTGTTCTATGGGAGCCAAAGCTGGTGCAAGTGGATTACAGCTACGTTCTCAATTAGGACATTCTTCAGCAAGTATGACCGATCACTACACTCATCTTGATGCCAACGCCACTCGCTTCATTGGGGAACATATTGAGCAAAGACTTTTCAAAGGAGAAGCATATGCGAACAAATGA
- a CDS encoding type I restriction-modification system subunit M, which translates to MAIKKSELYSSLWKSCDQLRGGMDASQYKDYVLVLLFVKYVSDRYAGQKDALIEVPPGGSFADMIALQGDKEIGDKLNKIIGKLAEVNELKGVIDVADFNDADKLGKGKEMVDRLSELIATFNKPDLDFRNNRADGDDILGDAYEYLMRHFATESGKSKGQFYTPAEVSRIMAKVIGINAAKSADQTIYDPTCGSGSLLLKAHDEARSNTGLDLALYGQENDNATAALAKMNMILHHCPTAEIWKDNVLSSPYFKQPNGALKTFDFVVSNPPFSTKAWSHGFDPYNDTYNRFNYGIPPTKNGDYAFLLHVLASLKSTGKGAIILPHGVLFRGNAEAAIREQLIKRGFVKGIIGLPANLFYGTGIPACIIILDKEHADTRDGIFMIDASKGFIKDDNKNRLRDQDIHKIVDTFNNQLDITKYSRLVPFLEIEANGYNLNIPRYIDSTEPEDLQDIEGHLKGGIPDRDINSLEQYWKVFPSLREVLFSPANRSGYNQLKITLEDINSIIFGHEEFVNFSRSVTALFLQWKEHNILRLRNIANSDHPKILIKKLSESLLEVFQKASLLDPYDVYQHLMTNWAETMQDDVYMIVSDGWRGANKLRLIVEDKDKKNKEKADLVIGKQKYKADFIPPSLVIARYFFEEQRHLEQLEMDCNTIVQQMEELDEEQGGEEGLLIDAKNEKDKVTKVSLKARLAMIKRDPDAEDERNVLSNYLDLIEKETVAKKKLSNAQDELMIRVAAQYGKLTEDEIKTLVIEDKWLTALSNDIQTEMNRVSQFLSGRINELAERYATPLPTIEQEVESYKLKVENHLRRMGFDWEAVASKSEGVVS; encoded by the coding sequence ATGGCAATTAAGAAATCCGAACTCTATAGCTCTTTATGGAAAAGCTGCGATCAATTGCGCGGTGGCATGGATGCATCCCAATATAAAGACTATGTCCTAGTCTTGCTGTTCGTCAAATATGTCTCTGACAGATATGCAGGACAAAAAGACGCTCTTATTGAGGTTCCCCCAGGCGGTAGCTTTGCTGATATGATTGCACTCCAAGGCGATAAAGAAATTGGAGACAAACTAAACAAAATTATCGGTAAACTTGCTGAAGTAAATGAACTAAAAGGAGTTATTGACGTAGCAGACTTTAATGATGCTGATAAACTTGGTAAAGGAAAGGAGATGGTCGATCGTCTTTCCGAACTTATCGCTACTTTCAACAAGCCTGACTTAGACTTTCGCAATAATAGAGCTGATGGAGACGACATTTTAGGTGATGCATATGAATATCTCATGCGTCACTTTGCAACTGAATCCGGCAAAAGCAAAGGGCAATTCTATACTCCAGCTGAAGTATCACGCATAATGGCAAAAGTCATTGGAATCAATGCGGCAAAAAGTGCTGATCAAACGATTTATGACCCTACTTGCGGATCTGGGTCTCTTCTTCTTAAGGCACATGATGAAGCTCGATCAAATACAGGCTTAGATCTTGCCCTATATGGTCAAGAAAACGACAATGCGACTGCCGCTCTTGCCAAAATGAACATGATTTTACACCACTGTCCTACGGCAGAAATCTGGAAAGATAACGTTCTATCAAGCCCCTATTTCAAGCAACCAAATGGCGCATTAAAGACATTCGATTTTGTAGTTTCTAATCCCCCTTTCTCCACTAAGGCGTGGAGTCATGGTTTCGACCCTTACAACGATACTTACAATCGTTTTAACTATGGTATTCCACCGACTAAAAACGGTGACTATGCCTTTTTGCTCCATGTTCTAGCGTCATTAAAGAGCACGGGTAAGGGAGCGATCATTCTTCCCCACGGTGTTCTATTTCGTGGAAATGCTGAAGCCGCAATTCGAGAGCAATTGATTAAGCGAGGGTTTGTGAAAGGAATCATTGGACTCCCTGCTAACCTATTTTATGGAACTGGCATTCCCGCTTGTATCATCATTCTCGACAAGGAACATGCTGACACACGCGACGGCATTTTTATGATCGATGCAAGCAAGGGATTCATAAAAGACGACAACAAAAACCGACTACGCGATCAGGATATTCATAAAATTGTAGATACGTTTAACAATCAGCTAGACATCACCAAATATTCGCGACTTGTCCCTTTTCTCGAAATCGAAGCAAATGGTTACAACCTCAATATTCCTCGTTATATTGACAGCACGGAACCGGAGGATTTACAGGACATAGAAGGGCATTTAAAAGGAGGAATTCCTGATCGTGACATCAATAGCCTAGAGCAATACTGGAAAGTGTTCCCAAGTTTGCGAGAAGTTCTTTTCTCACCTGCCAACCGATCTGGCTACAATCAGCTCAAAATTACACTCGAAGATATTAACTCAATAATTTTTGGGCATGAGGAATTTGTTAATTTTAGCAGGAGTGTTACTGCTTTATTCCTCCAATGGAAGGAGCACAACATTCTCCGATTGAGAAATATCGCCAATAGTGACCATCCGAAAATCCTGATCAAAAAACTTTCTGAGAGCCTGCTCGAAGTTTTCCAAAAGGCAAGTTTATTAGACCCCTACGACGTCTATCAACATTTGATGACCAATTGGGCTGAAACGATGCAAGACGACGTTTACATGATTGTAAGCGATGGATGGCGCGGCGCCAATAAGCTTAGATTGATTGTTGAAGATAAGGATAAGAAAAATAAGGAAAAAGCAGACCTGGTCATTGGCAAGCAAAAATACAAGGCTGATTTTATTCCTCCCTCTCTTGTAATTGCCCGCTATTTCTTTGAAGAGCAAAGACACCTTGAGCAACTCGAAATGGATTGTAATACCATTGTCCAGCAAATGGAAGAATTGGATGAGGAACAGGGTGGAGAAGAAGGGCTTCTAATAGACGCTAAGAACGAAAAAGATAAGGTGACAAAGGTAAGCCTCAAAGCTCGACTTGCCATGATCAAACGAGACCCCGATGCCGAGGATGAGCGCAATGTTCTCTCTAACTATCTTGATTTAATTGAAAAAGAGACCGTTGCAAAGAAGAAATTGAGTAATGCTCAAGATGAACTTATGATTAGAGTTGCCGCTCAATACGGAAAACTTACCGAAGATGAAATAAAAACTCTGGTGATTGAGGATAAGTGGTTAACAGCATTGTCCAATGATATTCAGACTGAAATGAATCGTGTCTCACAGTTTTTATCCGGCAGAATTAATGAATTAGCTGAACGTTATGCAACCCCTCTTCCTACTATTGAGCAAGAGGTAGAAAGCTATAAGCTTAAAGTCGAGAACCATTTGAGAAGGATGGGATTTGATTGGGAAGCTGTGGCATCCAAGTCGGAAGGAGTTGTTTCATGA
- a CDS encoding RidA family protein, which translates to MLKEVIQVPHLFSYSQYGFEQCIAFNNLLFITGQAGIDKDGHVIADDIETQTEIAFKNIEYALKAGGSSLDQILSMTCYIVDIQKNGSGFWTMRKKIMPTSAYTSATIGISGLAMPKLLIEVQCIAAR; encoded by the coding sequence ATGCTTAAAGAAGTCATTCAAGTCCCGCATTTGTTCTCATATTCACAATATGGTTTTGAACAGTGTATTGCTTTTAATAATCTTCTCTTCATTACGGGGCAAGCCGGGATCGATAAAGATGGCCATGTAATTGCTGATGATATCGAAACTCAAACAGAAATTGCATTTAAGAATATAGAATATGCTCTAAAAGCAGGCGGGTCTAGTTTGGATCAAATTCTATCCATGACTTGCTATATCGTTGATATTCAAAAAAATGGATCCGGATTTTGGACTATGCGTAAAAAAATCATGCCCACATCTGCTTACACAAGCGCAACAATTGGGATTTCGGGTTTAGCGATGCCTAAACTACTCATCGAAGTCCAATGTATTGCAGCACGTTAA
- a CDS encoding helix-turn-helix domain-containing protein has translation MNNQEPDDYSKRIKSIRQQLGLSQEELAHKLGVSFTSVNRWENGQTKPSKLAKKQIDLLCKKTEKLKDLVGAENGN, from the coding sequence ATGAACAACCAAGAACCCGATGATTATTCCAAGCGCATCAAATCTATCCGCCAACAACTAGGACTTAGCCAAGAGGAGTTAGCTCACAAATTGGGTGTCAGTTTTACAAGCGTAAACCGATGGGAAAATGGACAAACGAAACCCTCAAAATTAGCAAAAAAGCAGATAGACCTTTTGTGTAAGAAAACAGAAAAATTAAAAGACCTTGTAGGTGCTGAAAATGGCAATTAA
- a CDS encoding DUF3987 domain-containing protein, with product MNEPPKIVEKKNLVYYWFYKNEQGNDISLVARYQDPDKPTKKWFRQYSFKNQEWEEGATTPSPLYGINTLSTNHSVTRAYILEGEKCASAAHTLDLVAITSMMGSSNVEKADWSILARYRHIQEFVLVPDNDDPGHRYMSAVFKEIQKACPDSKVVVCKFQNMKKGEDLVDWLKLHLSCPQDWNGFNTIQKPNSTELQKAFLEYSTSNLIEADVFFSNEMEYPIFESDPQPLEEISFQTLPCPLHTLADPIVHWTQGVSMQMQISEDYAITPFLVSVGSLIGRKRGLELRPGSRWIEFANLWGMCVGRPAMMKSPAMNAAFHFLVVLANRAKAHFEQIIKKYQKECEICQIKKKVREDEYKRELKEAIKNHKDQANIHFHEEDPPQEPKRKRYKTQDATIEKLTELLIDNPQGLLLYRDELAGWFHSFEKHGHENDREFYLESWSGKGDYDVDRIGRGSLFVPALCLSIFGSIQPGPLSKYIRDTVRGGSGDNGLIQRFQAIVCPEPNTTWELVEGISISELEEPVQKIFDHLDRLEFDQDKNPVILSFTSEAQAHFDQWQQTFENKIRSGKLPPYLEAHLSKYKKLLPSLCLIIEHLNQALLSLYPQSISIKSLRTALLWLDYFESHACRIYNSSANAVLKAAQDLVRRVRNEEIPNPFTARDVYHGKHWTGLTDPEEVREVIELLIEKDCLRATPIKTGGRSTVKYWLHEKFFDEKEGAKGS from the coding sequence ATGAATGAGCCTCCCAAAATAGTGGAAAAGAAAAATCTGGTCTATTACTGGTTTTACAAAAATGAGCAAGGAAATGATATTTCATTGGTTGCGAGATATCAAGACCCTGATAAACCAACAAAGAAATGGTTCCGCCAATATTCTTTTAAAAATCAAGAATGGGAAGAAGGAGCGACAACTCCTTCTCCCCTATACGGCATTAACACGCTTTCGACCAACCATTCTGTAACAAGAGCTTATATTTTAGAAGGAGAAAAATGTGCATCCGCTGCACACACTCTTGATTTAGTCGCTATTACCTCAATGATGGGGTCTAGCAACGTTGAAAAAGCAGATTGGTCCATCCTTGCAAGATATCGCCATATTCAGGAATTTGTGCTTGTTCCGGACAACGATGATCCTGGACATAGGTACATGTCGGCTGTTTTCAAAGAAATTCAAAAGGCATGTCCTGATTCAAAAGTAGTTGTCTGTAAGTTTCAGAATATGAAAAAGGGTGAGGACCTTGTCGATTGGTTAAAGCTACATCTTTCTTGTCCTCAAGATTGGAACGGCTTCAACACAATCCAAAAGCCAAATTCTACTGAATTACAAAAGGCATTTTTAGAGTATTCAACTTCAAATCTCATTGAGGCAGATGTATTTTTTTCTAATGAAATGGAATATCCCATTTTCGAGTCAGACCCTCAGCCTCTCGAAGAAATATCCTTTCAAACCTTGCCCTGCCCCCTGCATACGCTAGCAGATCCGATTGTTCACTGGACGCAAGGTGTTTCGATGCAAATGCAAATTTCAGAAGACTATGCTATCACGCCTTTTTTAGTTAGTGTTGGAAGCTTAATCGGCCGAAAACGTGGATTAGAATTAAGACCGGGTAGTCGCTGGATAGAATTTGCAAACCTCTGGGGAATGTGTGTTGGACGTCCAGCGATGATGAAAAGTCCAGCTATGAATGCTGCATTTCATTTTTTAGTTGTTCTTGCCAATAGAGCCAAAGCTCATTTTGAACAAATCATAAAGAAGTATCAAAAGGAGTGTGAAATCTGCCAAATTAAAAAAAAAGTCAGAGAAGATGAGTACAAAAGGGAATTAAAAGAAGCTATCAAAAACCATAAAGATCAAGCCAATATCCACTTTCATGAAGAAGATCCTCCACAGGAACCCAAAAGAAAAAGGTATAAAACTCAAGATGCAACTATAGAAAAGTTGACTGAGCTTCTTATCGACAATCCTCAAGGTCTTCTTTTGTACCGTGATGAGCTTGCCGGATGGTTTCATAGTTTTGAAAAACACGGACACGAAAATGACCGAGAGTTTTACTTAGAAAGTTGGAGTGGTAAAGGTGATTATGACGTGGATCGGATCGGCAGGGGGTCGTTGTTTGTACCCGCGCTTTGCTTGTCTATATTTGGAAGCATACAGCCCGGACCTTTATCCAAATATATTCGTGATACTGTTCGAGGTGGATCAGGCGATAATGGACTTATTCAAAGATTCCAGGCGATTGTTTGTCCTGAACCTAATACCACTTGGGAACTAGTTGAGGGAATCTCTATTTCTGAATTGGAAGAGCCTGTTCAGAAAATTTTCGATCATTTAGATCGATTAGAATTCGATCAGGATAAAAATCCAGTCATTTTATCATTCACCTCTGAAGCTCAGGCACACTTTGATCAATGGCAACAAACTTTTGAAAACAAAATTCGATCAGGCAAGCTTCCTCCCTACTTGGAAGCCCATTTATCTAAATACAAAAAGCTTCTCCCTAGTCTCTGTCTGATTATTGAGCATCTCAACCAAGCTCTTTTGAGTCTTTATCCTCAATCCATTTCAATTAAGTCTCTAAGGACTGCTTTATTATGGTTGGACTATTTTGAAAGCCATGCATGTCGCATTTATAATAGCAGTGCAAATGCGGTTCTAAAAGCAGCTCAAGATCTTGTTCGTAGAGTAAGAAATGAAGAAATCCCAAATCCATTTACTGCTAGAGATGTATATCATGGCAAACATTGGACTGGATTGACCGACCCAGAAGAAGTTAGAGAAGTTATTGAATTATTGATCGAAAAAGACTGTCTTCGTGCAACACCAATAAAAACCGGAGGAAGATCCACCGTCAAATATTGGCTTCACGAAAAATTTTTTGACGAGAAGGAGGGTGCAAAAGGTTCATAA
- a CDS encoding Fic family protein — MSYSIPSLPLNIELETKPILKKLMKAHQALAELKGVSGVIPNQSILISTLSLQEAKDSSAIENIITTHDELYKSDATTKQFANFAAKEVYSYAAALQNGYQQVKKTGLLVNNHILEIQQALVENSAGFRKIPGTMLKNDQTGEVVYTPPQDESQIRTLMNNLEQFMNDDNLNDADPLIKMAIIHHQFESIHPFYDGNGRTGRIINILYLVKQGLLDTPVLYLSRYINQNKNEYYRLLQAVRDTGSWEPWILYMLEGVELTSRQTVSLILGMRDLMLHQKHKLRSELPKIYSQDLLNNLFRHPYTKIDFVMQELQIHRNTAVKYLEELVRIELLTKHKLGKENFYLNSALFDLLANAGRTPVEGRQI, encoded by the coding sequence ATGAGTTATTCAATTCCAAGTCTACCGCTGAATATTGAATTAGAAACAAAGCCCATTCTAAAAAAGCTAATGAAAGCACATCAGGCACTCGCAGAATTGAAGGGTGTAAGTGGAGTGATTCCTAACCAAAGCATTTTGATTAGCACGTTATCCTTACAAGAGGCAAAAGACAGCTCGGCTATTGAAAATATAATCACGACCCATGATGAGCTGTATAAGAGCGATGCAACTACGAAACAATTTGCGAATTTTGCAGCTAAGGAAGTGTATAGTTATGCGGCTGCGCTTCAAAATGGATATCAACAGGTTAAAAAAACTGGGCTTCTCGTTAATAATCACATCCTAGAAATTCAGCAGGCTCTTGTAGAGAATAGTGCAGGCTTTCGCAAAATTCCCGGAACGATGTTAAAAAATGATCAGACCGGTGAAGTCGTCTATACCCCGCCTCAAGATGAAAGCCAAATTCGCACCTTAATGAATAATTTAGAACAATTCATGAACGACGATAATCTCAACGATGCTGACCCTCTCATCAAAATGGCGATCATTCACCACCAATTCGAAAGCATTCACCCGTTCTATGATGGCAATGGCCGCACAGGTCGTATCATCAATATTCTCTATTTAGTAAAGCAAGGGCTGCTAGATACCCCCGTTCTCTATCTTTCGCGCTACATCAATCAAAATAAGAATGAATATTATCGATTGCTTCAAGCGGTACGCGATACTGGTTCTTGGGAACCTTGGATCTTATACATGTTAGAAGGAGTAGAGCTAACTTCCCGGCAAACAGTAAGCCTTATCCTCGGAATGAGAGACTTAATGCTACATCAAAAGCATAAGCTTCGAAGTGAACTGCCCAAGATTTACAGTCAGGATCTATTAAATAATCTTTTTAGACACCCTTACACTAAGATCGATTTCGTCATGCAAGAACTGCAAATCCATAGGAACACGGCAGTTAAATACCTAGAGGAATTAGTTAGGATCGAATTGCTGACCAAACATAAGCTTGGTAAAGAGAATTTTTATCTCAATTCGGCTTTATTCGATCTGTTAGCCAATGCCGGCCGAACTCCCGTGGAAGGTAGGCAAATATGA
- a CDS encoding CHC2 zinc finger domain-containing protein: MKYLREQHRPINTSRLKELIDPIDFYNYEGHDLETRKKGEWKSGGLCPFHNDQKAGSFFICSLNGAFKCFSFGASGGDVIAYTQKKYEITFLEACQRLCKEWGRL, from the coding sequence ATGAAGTACTTAAGGGAACAGCATCGACCAATCAATACATCGAGACTAAAAGAATTAATAGATCCAATCGATTTTTATAATTACGAAGGACATGACCTCGAGACTAGAAAAAAAGGTGAATGGAAATCAGGAGGGCTTTGTCCCTTTCATAATGATCAAAAAGCAGGGAGCTTCTTCATTTGCTCCTTAAATGGAGCTTTCAAGTGCTTTTCGTTTGGTGCCAGTGGCGGAGATGTCATTGCTTATACGCAAAAAAAATATGAAATAACCTTTTTGGAAGCTTGTCAAAGACTTTGCAAAGAATGGGGGCGCTTATGA
- the zwf gene encoding glucose-6-phosphate dehydrogenase, which translates to MNTSSQTPFKNPLEESTRSTKTADPCILVIFGATGDLTARKLLPALYNLERENQLPSHFACVGFARREKTHAQFRDEMHEAVNKYSRVKPVDENIWNSFSEQIFYHQSEFDDDAGYDQLREFLKTLDTQFGTKGNRVFYLSTQPSFFPMIVEKLRQHQLIYEENHPSGMWSRIIIEKPFGHDLNSALVLQQELTKNLSENQIYRIDHYLGKETVQNLLVFRFSNPIFEALWNNRHIDHVQITVAEEIGIGTRGHFFEEAGMLRDIIQNHMMQLLSLVAMEPPTSLKADAIRSEKVKVLESIRPFPMDNYNQYIVRGQYGKGYINGQEVPEYRKENNVSPTSKVETYVGMELFIDNWRWAGVPFYLRAGKRLPKRATEIAITFNRAPGFLFKGQGKEIDQNVLVIRIQPDEGISLKMNCKVPGLNNQLQPVKMDFRYWSYFGSTPPEAYERLICDCMAGDNTLFARADEVLASWRLFTPILEQWQAHDVDNFPNYESGMWGPHEADLLIEREGRKWRLI; encoded by the coding sequence ATGAATACTTCTTCGCAAACGCCATTTAAGAATCCACTAGAAGAATCCACCCGTTCAACAAAAACAGCAGATCCCTGCATTTTGGTAATTTTTGGAGCTACAGGAGATCTAACGGCGCGAAAATTATTACCCGCTCTCTATAATTTGGAACGTGAAAACCAGCTTCCCTCCCATTTCGCCTGCGTTGGATTTGCCCGTAGAGAAAAAACACATGCTCAATTCCGCGATGAAATGCATGAGGCTGTTAATAAATATTCGCGTGTCAAACCAGTTGACGAGAACATATGGAATAGTTTCAGTGAGCAAATTTTTTATCACCAATCCGAGTTTGATGACGATGCTGGTTATGATCAATTAAGAGAATTCTTAAAAACCCTTGATACCCAATTTGGAACTAAAGGAAACCGGGTTTTTTATCTTTCCACGCAACCCAGCTTTTTCCCAATGATTGTTGAAAAGTTGCGTCAACATCAACTCATTTATGAAGAAAATCATCCTTCCGGAATGTGGTCGCGCATCATCATTGAAAAACCGTTTGGACACGACCTTAATTCTGCGCTTGTTCTCCAACAAGAGCTTACCAAAAACCTATCCGAAAATCAGATCTACCGCATTGATCACTATCTTGGCAAAGAAACTGTTCAAAATTTACTCGTATTTCGCTTTTCAAATCCCATTTTTGAAGCGCTTTGGAATAATCGTCATATTGATCATGTGCAAATCACTGTGGCTGAAGAAATTGGGATTGGTACGCGCGGGCATTTCTTTGAAGAAGCTGGAATGTTGCGAGACATTATTCAAAATCATATGATGCAATTGCTCTCTCTTGTCGCAATGGAACCCCCCACAAGTCTTAAAGCAGATGCCATCCGCAGTGAAAAAGTGAAGGTCCTCGAATCGATTCGTCCTTTCCCCATGGATAACTACAATCAATATATCGTGCGCGGACAATATGGCAAAGGCTACATTAATGGCCAAGAAGTTCCGGAATACCGAAAAGAAAACAACGTTTCGCCCACTTCCAAAGTAGAAACCTATGTAGGCATGGAATTGTTTATCGATAACTGGCGTTGGGCTGGTGTTCCTTTTTACTTGAGAGCAGGGAAAAGACTCCCAAAAAGGGCCACAGAAATTGCAATCACCTTTAATCGAGCCCCTGGATTTTTATTTAAGGGCCAAGGAAAGGAAATCGATCAAAACGTCCTAGTCATTCGCATTCAGCCTGATGAAGGGATTTCGCTTAAAATGAACTGCAAAGTTCCAGGCCTTAATAATCAGCTTCAACCTGTTAAAATGGATTTCCGGTATTGGTCCTACTTTGGTTCAACTCCTCCTGAAGCTTATGAACGTTTAATTTGCGATTGCATGGCGGGAGACAACACATTATTTGCACGAGCTGATGAAGTACTCGCTTCTTGGAGACTTTTCACACCGATTCTCGAGCAATGGCAAGCACACGATGTTGACAATTTCCCTAATTATGAATCAGGAATGTGGGGTCCCCACGAAGCAGACCTTCTCATTGAAAGAGAGGGAAGAAAATGGCGTTTGATTTAG